From Chloroflexota bacterium, the proteins below share one genomic window:
- the tmk gene encoding dTMP kinase yields MSLFITFEGGEGGGKSTQANILVERLRKEKKWRVIYAEEPGTTLLGKMLKEWLRDRNRSLTLIPKDETQLSLVEQPLDDNLLPDILLHAVAPRAELLAFTIARAQLVEEIIIPNLKNNNIVVCNRYADSTTAYQGYGRGLDLKLIRMANEVATQGIKPDLTILLDLSPEDGLARKFGTSKEDHFEKQVLDFHQRVRTGFLTLAKEEPDRWLVVDAAQSKEKIAEIIWRKVSQLLSKKL; encoded by the coding sequence ATGTCTCTATTTATCACCTTTGAGGGTGGAGAAGGAGGAGGGAAAAGTACACAGGCAAATATTTTAGTTGAACGTCTACGTAAAGAAAAAAAGTGGCGTGTAATTTATGCTGAGGAACCTGGTACTACTCTTCTGGGTAAAATGCTGAAGGAATGGCTGCGTGACCGCAACCGTTCACTAACTTTGATTCCTAAAGATGAAACACAATTATCACTTGTTGAACAACCTTTGGATGATAATTTGCTACCAGACATTTTGCTGCATGCAGTAGCACCGCGCGCAGAATTACTTGCCTTTACTATTGCACGTGCACAACTTGTCGAGGAAATTATTATACCAAATTTAAAAAATAATAATATTGTGGTTTGCAATCGTTATGCTGATTCGACTACTGCTTATCAAGGCTATGGGCGAGGACTGGATTTAAAATTGATCAGGATGGCTAATGAGGTTGCTACTCAAGGGATTAAACCAGACCTTACTATATTGTTAGACTTATCACCAGAAGATGGGCTAGCTAGAAAATTCGGAACTAGCAAAGAAGACCATTTTGAGAAGCAGGTATTGGATTTTCATCAAAGAGTAAGAACTGGGTTTCTAACTTTAGCTAAAGAAGAGCCTGATAGATGGCTGGTGGTGGATGCTGCACAGTCTAAAGAAAAGATAGCTGAGATTATCTGGCGGAAAGTCAGTCAGTTGCTCTCAAAAAAGCTTTAA